ACGTCGCACGGGTCTTTCCGATCGAGCTGTCCGGCGGCATGCGCATGCGGGCCGCGCTCGCCCGCGCGCTCGTGACCGAGCCGCGACTCCTGCTCCTCGACGAGCCCTTCGCGAGCGTCGACGAGCTCACACGCGAGCGTCTGGGCGAGGACGTCGTCGCGCTGCGCGCGTCGCAGCAGTTCGCGGCGCTCCTCGTGACCCACAGCGTCTCCGAAGCGGTCTTCCTCGCCGATCGCGTCCTCGTCATGAGCGCGCGCCCGGGACGCATCGTCGGCGAGATCGCGGTCCCGTTCGGCCGCACGCGCGACGCCGCGCTGCGCACGAGCCCGGAGTTCGCGAAGATCGTCGGCGAGATCGCGGCACGCCTGCGGAGGGCGCCCGCATGACGCGCGCGATCGACGTCGCGCTGCCCGTCGTCGTCGCCCTGCTCTTCGTTCTCCTGTGGCACGCCTTCGTGGCCACGACGGGCATCGCGCCCTATCTCGTGCCGCCGCCCTCGGCGGTCGCGCACGAGGCGTGGGAGCATGCGGGCGATCTCCTCGCCGCCACGGCGCGCACGGGGGCGGCGGCCGCGATCGCCCTCGCCGCCAGCATCGCGGGCGGCCTCGTGGTGGCGTTCGTCTTCGCGCAATCGCCGCTCGTCGCCCGGAGCCTCTACCCCTATGCGATCTTCCTCCAGACCGTGCCGGTCGTCGCGATCGCGCCGCTCGTCATCATCTGGTCGGGGCCGGGGCTCCGCAGCGTCGTCGTCATCGCGTTCCTGGTGGCGGTCTTCCCCATCATCACGAGCGGGACGACCGGGCTCACGTCGGTCGATCGCGATCTGCACGACCTCTTCCGCATCTATCGCGCGTCGCGCTGGCAGACGTTCTGGAAGCTGCGCCTGCCGCACGCGCTGCCGGACATCGTGACCGGCGCCCAGATCTCGGGTGGGCTCGCCGTCATCGGCGCGATCGTCGGCGAGGTGTTCGCCGGCTATGGCGCCGAGGCGTACGGGCTCGGCTATCTCGTGGTGGTGACGGCAGGACAGTTGAAGACGGCCTACCTCTTCGCCGCCATCACTGCGTGCACGCTCCTGGGGCTCCTGTTCTTCGCCGGGCTCGGCTGGACGCGCGCGGCCGTCACGCGCCGCTGGCGCGCGGTCGAATGAAGCCGCTCGTCGCGCTCGTCCTCGCCTGCGCCGTCGCGTGCGGCGACGGCGCGTCGGCACCCACCGGCAGGACCGTGCGGCTCGCCCTCAACTGGTTCCCCGAGTCCGAGCACGGCGGCTACTTCGCGGCGATCGTGCACGGCCTCTACCGCGAGGCCGGTCTCGCGATGGACGTCCACCCGGGCGGTCCGCGCGTCGCCGTCATCCCGCGCGTCGCGAGCCGCGAGGTCGAGCTCGGCGTCGTCAACGCCGACGACGTGGTGGCGGCGGGCGCGGCCGGCGCGGCGGTCGTGGCGCTCCTGGCGCCGATCCACCGCAGCCCCTGGTGCGTCATGGTGCACGAGGCCTCGGGCATCCACCGGCTCGCCGACCTGCACGACCTGACGCTCGCGATGCAGGC
The DNA window shown above is from Candidatus Eisenbacteria bacterium and carries:
- a CDS encoding ABC transporter ATP-binding protein, with protein sequence MAPDAVLAEATDVGVRFPNGTDALDGVSLRLGSGELVAVVGPSGCGKSTLLRVLAGLLAPTRGGVRTARGGVGIVFQQPTLLGWRTVVANVTLPLELAGVRPGEATARALAHLARVGLGDVARVFPIELSGGMRMRAALARALVTEPRLLLLDEPFASVDELTRERLGEDVVALRASQQFAALLVTHSVSEAVFLADRVLVMSARPGRIVGEIAVPFGRTRDAALRTSPEFAKIVGEIAARLRRAPA
- a CDS encoding ABC transporter permease subunit, with amino-acid sequence MTRAIDVALPVVVALLFVLLWHAFVATTGIAPYLVPPPSAVAHEAWEHAGDLLAATARTGAAAAIALAASIAGGLVVAFVFAQSPLVARSLYPYAIFLQTVPVVAIAPLVIIWSGPGLRSVVVIAFLVAVFPIITSGTTGLTSVDRDLHDLFRIYRASRWQTFWKLRLPHALPDIVTGAQISGGLAVIGAIVGEVFAGYGAEAYGLGYLVVVTAGQLKTAYLFAAITACTLLGLLFFAGLGWTRAAVTRRWRAVE